The following proteins come from a genomic window of Anabaena sphaerica FACHB-251:
- a CDS encoding DUF2993 domain-containing protein, whose amino-acid sequence MANKTSPAANGKKVRLITKALTTAIKLWLKTQLTQVSQIEVEIGASDRQLLSGGIPAVSIFATNAVYQGIHVTRIQLSAENIQINIGSVLKGKPLRLLEIVPVVAELVVEEGDLNKSLPSELLSTALNDVLVKLFPVLPEQWEKSKPISWQEITIDNQRLILYGVLPTDSKPTSLEISVGLELLNGQELQLTQIKILYNQEPILENNSGYHLDLGSDVDLQELTLKSSQILCRGRINVNP is encoded by the coding sequence ATGGCAAATAAAACTTCTCCAGCGGCAAATGGTAAGAAAGTACGATTAATTACTAAAGCTCTCACCACGGCAATCAAACTATGGCTAAAAACACAATTAACTCAAGTATCCCAGATTGAGGTCGAGATTGGAGCAAGCGATCGCCAACTCCTTTCTGGCGGTATTCCTGCGGTATCTATTTTTGCTACTAATGCAGTTTATCAAGGTATTCATGTTACACGCATTCAACTTTCTGCTGAAAATATACAGATAAATATTGGTTCTGTACTTAAGGGTAAGCCCCTGCGACTGTTAGAAATAGTGCCAGTGGTTGCTGAACTGGTAGTAGAAGAAGGGGATCTGAATAAATCCCTACCATCTGAATTATTATCAACTGCCTTAAATGATGTATTGGTTAAACTATTCCCAGTATTACCAGAACAATGGGAAAAATCCAAGCCTATTTCTTGGCAGGAAATTACCATTGACAATCAGCGTTTAATACTCTACGGAGTTTTACCAACTGATAGTAAACCTACATCCCTAGAGATTTCTGTAGGTTTAGAACTACTCAACGGTCAAGAACTACAATTAACACAGATTAAAATTCTGTATAATCAAGAACCAATTTTAGAAAATAATTCTGGATACCATTTAGACCTTGGTTCAGATGTTGATCTACAAGAATTAACTTTGAAATCTAGCCAAATATTATGTCGTGGTCGCATCAACGTCAATCCTTAG
- the malQ gene encoding 4-alpha-glucanotransferase, with translation MPFPRSSGILLHPSSFPSRFGIGDLGLEAYRFLDFLKDSYQQYWQVLPLGPTGYGNSPYMSYSAMAGNHLMISPEKLVDEGLLVAGDFGNLPEFPADKVNFEQVIPIKVNLLKKACENFKPHATAIQKKAFHTFCNTRGYWLNNYALFMALKDAHNGASWHTWEPELAKREPAALARMEHELAQEIFYYKFIQYEFFRQWSELKNYANQNGIDIIGDIPIYVAHDSADVWANPDIFALDEETGAAALMAGVPPDYFSATGQLWGNPVYKWDELQKQDFQWWLQRFEAMLDYVDIIRIDHFRGFEAYWAVPQGEETAVNGKWVEAPGVAFFEVIKQKLGKLPILAEDLGIITPEVEALRDQFEFPGMKVLQFGFGSDPGNPFLPFNYPRNAVVYTGTHDNDTTVGWFNTANNYEKQNLLLYLGSISPDGINWDLIRLALSSIANQAIIPLQDVLGLENEARMNYPSTAEGNWEWRYQAEVLTDELSDRMKILTKLYGRAPRNS, from the coding sequence ATGCCTTTTCCTAGATCAAGCGGAATTTTACTCCATCCTAGTTCTTTCCCCAGTCGATTTGGGATTGGAGATTTAGGTTTAGAAGCTTATCGTTTTCTTGATTTTCTCAAAGATAGCTACCAGCAATATTGGCAAGTTTTGCCTCTAGGTCCAACTGGTTATGGTAATTCTCCTTATATGTCATACTCAGCGATGGCTGGAAATCACCTGATGATTAGTCCAGAAAAGCTGGTGGATGAAGGTTTATTAGTTGCCGGAGATTTTGGTAATTTACCAGAATTTCCCGCTGATAAAGTGAATTTTGAGCAAGTTATCCCCATTAAAGTAAATCTGCTCAAAAAAGCCTGCGAAAATTTTAAACCTCACGCCACAGCTATTCAAAAAAAAGCCTTTCACACTTTTTGTAACACTAGAGGCTATTGGCTGAATAATTATGCTCTGTTTATGGCGCTCAAAGATGCCCACAATGGAGCAAGTTGGCACACTTGGGAACCAGAACTGGCAAAACGCGAACCAGCGGCTTTAGCCCGGATGGAACACGAATTAGCACAGGAAATATTTTATTACAAGTTCATCCAATATGAGTTTTTCCGTCAGTGGTCAGAACTGAAAAATTATGCTAATCAAAATGGGATAGACATTATTGGTGATATCCCCATTTACGTAGCTCATGACAGTGCTGATGTGTGGGCAAATCCTGATATTTTTGCCTTAGATGAAGAAACAGGTGCAGCGGCTTTAATGGCAGGAGTTCCACCAGATTATTTTAGCGCCACAGGTCAATTATGGGGCAACCCAGTTTACAAGTGGGACGAGTTGCAAAAACAAGACTTTCAGTGGTGGTTACAACGTTTTGAGGCCATGCTGGATTATGTAGATATAATTCGGATTGACCACTTCCGAGGATTTGAGGCTTATTGGGCTGTACCCCAAGGTGAAGAAACTGCTGTGAATGGTAAATGGGTAGAAGCACCAGGGGTAGCTTTTTTTGAAGTCATTAAACAAAAGTTGGGCAAATTACCTATCTTGGCAGAGGACTTGGGGATTATTACGCCAGAAGTGGAAGCACTGCGAGATCAGTTTGAGTTTCCCGGTATGAAGGTATTACAATTTGGCTTTGGTTCTGATCCCGGTAATCCGTTTTTACCCTTTAATTACCCCAGAAATGCTGTAGTTTATACTGGCACTCACGACAATGATACGACTGTGGGCTGGTTTAATACTGCGAATAATTACGAAAAGCAAAATTTGTTGTTGTATTTGGGATCTATCAGTCCTGATGGGATAAACTGGGATTTAATTCGTTTAGCTTTGAGTTCCATCGCCAATCAAGCGATTATTCCTTTACAAGATGTTTTAGGCTTGGAAAACGAAGCCAGAATGAATTATCCCAGTACGGCTGAAGGTAATTGGGAATGGCGTTATCAAGCAGAAGTTCTGACTGATGAATTAAGTGATCGCATGAAAATTCTTACCAAACTTTATGGACGCGCTCCCAGAAATTCCTGA
- a CDS encoding phosphatidate cytidylyltransferase: MPWSRIISGVIAIALALSSTLLGGWYFTIAIAIIVFLGQQEYFNLVRARGIAPAAKTTIFVSLILLAICTLESSLADALMPIAGTFICFYLLFQPKFATIADISASIMGLFYVGYLPSYWVRLRNLDSTNIIGNLPFGGFWPKNWNEILTQGNLDALPQGLTFTVLTFFCIWAADIGAYTIGKFFGKTRLSDISPKKTVEGAIFGITASVIVAVAGAYFLPLPYSLITGLTLGLLIGIASLLGDLTESMLKRDAGVKDSGQLIPGHGGILDRTDSYIFTAPLVYYFVTLILPLLR; this comes from the coding sequence ATGCCTTGGTCTCGAATTATTAGTGGAGTTATTGCGATCGCCCTCGCTTTGTCTTCAACCCTGTTAGGGGGTTGGTATTTTACCATAGCCATTGCGATCATTGTCTTTTTAGGTCAACAGGAATATTTTAATTTAGTTCGAGCCAGAGGCATAGCGCCTGCTGCCAAAACTACCATATTTGTCAGTTTAATTTTATTAGCTATTTGTACTCTTGAAAGCAGTTTAGCGGATGCGCTCATGCCCATAGCAGGAACTTTTATTTGTTTTTACCTGCTGTTTCAACCCAAATTTGCTACCATTGCGGATATTTCCGCTTCTATTATGGGGCTATTTTATGTCGGTTACTTACCGAGTTACTGGGTACGGTTGCGAAATCTTGATAGTACAAATATTATTGGCAATCTTCCCTTCGGTGGTTTCTGGCCTAAAAACTGGAATGAGATTTTAACACAGGGAAATTTAGATGCTCTACCACAAGGTTTAACATTTACAGTTTTAACTTTTTTCTGTATTTGGGCAGCTGACATTGGTGCTTACACTATTGGCAAGTTTTTTGGCAAAACCCGTTTATCAGATATCAGTCCGAAAAAAACTGTAGAAGGTGCAATTTTTGGGATCACAGCCAGTGTTATCGTAGCTGTAGCAGGAGCTTATTTTCTCCCATTACCTTACTCTCTAATTACTGGTTTAACCTTGGGTTTATTGATTGGTATTGCTAGTCTTTTAGGCGATTTGACCGAATCTATGCTGAAACGAGATGCAGGAGTTAAAGATTCAGGACAATTGATACCCGGTCACGGTGGTATATTAGACCGGACTGATAGTTATATTTTTACAGCCCCTTTGGTTTACTATTTCGTAACGCTGATTTTGCCTTTGTTAAGGTAA
- the tatA gene encoding twin-arginine translocase TatA/TatE family subunit: MFGLGWPEVAIIAIVAILIFGPKKIPELGGVLGKSLRSFQEGIKKTDEEDNSEQS, encoded by the coding sequence ATGTTTGGACTAGGATGGCCAGAAGTAGCGATCATTGCCATAGTTGCGATTTTGATTTTTGGACCCAAGAAAATTCCTGAGTTGGGGGGAGTATTGGGAAAGAGTTTGAGAAGTTTCCAAGAGGGAATTAAAAAGACTGATGAGGAGGATAATTCAGAACAATCATAA
- a CDS encoding serine/threonine protein kinase: MNREVLGKRYEVQQQLGKKSGRRTLLARDVVTGNLVIVKLLSFGSDFEWDDLKLFEREAETLKSLSHPSIPCYLDYFEVNSPNYQGFALIQTYIPAKTLEEYLQTSRTFTESEVKEIATSVLEILVYLHELHPPVIHRDIKPSNILLGERSGNSVGKVYLVDFGSVQTVLAAETGTRTVVGTYGYMPQEQFGGRTVPASDLYSLGATLIYLLTGTHPADLPQKDFRIQFEQVANVSPSLTNWLKKMIEPDLAKRFTSAKAALTALEKPENTDITNLTIAKLAGSKIQVIKNQDHLEIMIPPVGFHPIIILIALFMGGWFSFVLFWTISALSLPFPGNIAMAVFSLPFWGAGLAVIYGILFAYFCSLKININQQKISIDYYVRQWKIKNHISSPREHINRIIYTPKDVRKNSEGDVFEVPPKLVVWAGVKKIEFDLKSENIKSELELEWLANELSNWLNIPIRTE; this comes from the coding sequence ATGAATAGGGAAGTATTAGGTAAACGCTACGAAGTTCAACAGCAGTTAGGCAAAAAGTCAGGACGAAGAACTTTATTAGCGCGTGACGTAGTGACAGGTAACTTGGTAATTGTCAAGTTGCTTTCTTTCGGTAGTGACTTTGAATGGGATGATCTCAAACTGTTTGAGCGAGAAGCCGAAACTTTAAAATCTTTATCCCATCCCTCTATACCCTGTTATCTCGACTATTTTGAGGTAAATTCACCAAATTATCAAGGATTTGCCCTCATCCAAACTTATATCCCAGCTAAAACCTTAGAAGAATACTTACAAACTAGCAGGACTTTTACAGAAAGTGAAGTTAAGGAAATAGCTACATCAGTTTTAGAGATTCTTGTTTATCTCCATGAGTTACATCCACCCGTGATCCACCGTGATATTAAGCCTAGCAATATTTTGTTAGGAGAGCGATCTGGCAATAGTGTGGGAAAAGTCTATTTAGTAGATTTTGGGTCAGTACAAACCGTTCTCGCAGCAGAAACAGGCACAAGGACTGTTGTAGGAACCTATGGTTATATGCCACAAGAACAATTTGGGGGGCGTACAGTTCCCGCATCTGACCTTTATAGTTTAGGTGCAACTCTGATTTATTTGCTCACGGGTACTCACCCAGCAGACTTACCCCAAAAAGATTTTCGCATTCAATTTGAACAAGTTGCAAATGTTAGTCCTAGCTTGACTAACTGGTTAAAAAAGATGATAGAACCAGATTTAGCCAAGCGGTTTACATCTGCAAAGGCAGCACTGACAGCTTTAGAAAAACCAGAAAATACTGATATTACAAATTTAACGATTGCTAAACTAGCAGGTAGTAAAATTCAAGTTATTAAAAATCAAGACCATTTAGAAATTATGATTCCTCCTGTTGGGTTTCACCCGATCATAATATTAATAGCTCTGTTTATGGGAGGTTGGTTTTCATTTGTTTTATTCTGGACTATTAGTGCGCTTTCTCTGCCTTTTCCTGGTAATATAGCCATGGCTGTATTCTCTTTACCTTTTTGGGGGGCGGGTTTAGCGGTAATTTATGGAATTTTATTTGCTTATTTTTGCAGTTTAAAAATCAACATCAATCAACAAAAAATATCCATTGATTATTATGTACGGCAATGGAAAATTAAAAATCATATTTCCTCGCCCAGAGAACATATTAACCGAATTATCTATACTCCCAAAGATGTGCGAAAAAATTCTGAAGGAGATGTCTTTGAAGTACCTCCAAAATTAGTAGTTTGGGCAGGTGTCAAAAAAATTGAATTTGATCTCAAGAGCGAAAATATCAAATCTGAGTTAGAATTAGAATGGTTGGCTAATGAATTAAGTAATTGGTTAAATATACCAATTAGGACAGAATAA
- a CDS encoding pseudouridine synthase, whose product MEVRIQKIISQWGIASRREAEEMIKQSRVKINGILAHLGQKVDPQRDSICIDGKPVSQSQRPSLIYLLLHKPAGFVSTCNDPQGRPTVLDLLPQKLQQGTGIHPVGRLDAESTGALILTNDGDLTFALTHPSHNISKTYHVVVKGHPPEAVLRMWREGVVLEGRKTRPAKVRLLEPLVNQSKLEIILQEGRNRQIRRVAEQLGYPVIQLHRTAIGSIQLQTPKAGFLGAGDYRHLTPEEIIFLNNQIKRIPIND is encoded by the coding sequence ATGGAGGTACGGATACAAAAGATTATATCTCAATGGGGTATAGCCTCACGTCGTGAAGCTGAAGAGATGATTAAGCAATCACGAGTGAAGATAAATGGGATTTTGGCACATTTAGGTCAAAAAGTCGATCCCCAACGAGACAGCATCTGTATTGATGGTAAACCTGTCTCTCAAAGCCAGCGCCCATCTTTAATTTATTTGTTGCTGCACAAACCAGCGGGATTTGTTTCCACTTGCAATGATCCCCAAGGAAGACCCACTGTTTTGGATCTATTACCCCAAAAATTACAACAGGGTACTGGTATTCACCCAGTTGGGCGTTTAGATGCGGAATCTACGGGTGCGTTAATACTTACAAATGATGGGGACTTGACATTTGCGCTAACTCATCCTAGTCATAATATTTCTAAGACATATCATGTTGTGGTAAAAGGACATCCCCCAGAAGCAGTTCTGAGGATGTGGCGTGAAGGTGTTGTACTAGAAGGGAGAAAAACACGACCTGCTAAAGTACGCTTGCTTGAACCTCTGGTGAACCAAAGCAAATTAGAAATAATTTTGCAGGAGGGAAGAAATCGCCAGATTCGCCGTGTAGCTGAACAGTTAGGATATCCTGTAATCCAACTTCATCGCACTGCGATAGGTTCAATTCAATTACAAACACCAAAAGCTGGATTTCTAGGTGCCGGTGACTATCGTCATCTCACCCCAGAAGAGATTATTTTTTTAAACAATCAGATAAAGCGGATACCTATTAATGATTAA
- the cphA gene encoding cyanophycin synthetase codes for MRILKIQTLRGPNYWSIRRHKLIVMRLDLETLAETPSNQIPGFYEGLVEALPSLEGHYCSPGCRGGFLMRVREGTMMGHIVEHVALELQELAGMHVGFGRTRETATPGVYQVVIEYLNEEAGRYAGRAAVRLCQSIVDRGRYPKAELEQDIQDLKDFCRDASLGPSTEAIIKEAEKRGIPWMPLAARFLIQLGYGVNQKRMQATMSDNTGILGVELACDKEATKRILAANGVPVPRGTVINFLDDLEEAIDHVGGYPIVIKPLDGNHGRGITIDIRSWDEAEAAYEAARQVSRSIIVERYYVGRDHRVLVVDGKVVAVAERVPAHVVGNGRSSIAELIEETNQDPNRGEGHDNVLTKIELDRTSYQLLERQGYTLKSVPPKGTICYLRATANLSTGGSAVDRTDEIHPENVWLAQRVVRIIGLDIAGLDIVTSDISRPLREMDAVIVEVNAAPGFRMHVAPSQGIPRNVAGAVMDMLFPNEKPSRIPILSVTGTNGKTTTTRLLAHIYKQTGNVVGYTTTDGTYIGDYLVEAGDNTGPQSAHVILQDPTVEIAVLESARGGILRSGLGFESANVGVVLNVAADHLGIGDIDTIDQLANLKSVVAEAVYPDGYAVLNADDHRVAAMAEKTKANIAYFTMNPDSDLVRKHIQKGGVAAVYENGYLSIVKGDWTHRIERAENIPLTMGGKAPFMIANALAASLAAFVQNVTIEQIRSGLKTFRASVSQTPGRMNLFNLGKYHALVDYAHNPASYEALGSFVRNWTTGQRIGVVGGPGDRRDEDFVTLGKLSADIFDYIIIKEDDDTRGRLRGSASDLITQGITQAKPNCRFESILDETQAINKALDMAPDGSLVVILPESVNRAIKLIKVRGVQEEIQPQSQTTTISDSQNGVAPSSVVNTLL; via the coding sequence ATGAGAATCCTCAAGATCCAGACCTTACGCGGCCCAAACTACTGGAGCATTCGACGCCATAAACTCATCGTCATGCGCCTCGATTTAGAAACCCTTGCCGAAACGCCCTCGAATCAAATCCCCGGCTTTTATGAAGGATTAGTTGAGGCTCTGCCTAGTCTAGAGGGTCACTATTGTTCGCCTGGCTGTCGTGGAGGTTTTTTGATGCGTGTCCGAGAAGGCACAATGATGGGCCATATCGTAGAACACGTAGCCCTAGAACTCCAGGAATTAGCTGGAATGCACGTAGGTTTTGGCCGCACCCGTGAGACTGCCACACCTGGAGTTTACCAGGTAGTGATTGAGTACCTAAATGAGGAAGCGGGACGTTATGCCGGACGTGCAGCAGTACGGCTGTGTCAAAGCATTGTTGATCGGGGCCGTTATCCCAAGGCAGAACTAGAGCAAGACATCCAAGACCTCAAAGACTTTTGCCGCGATGCTTCGCTTGGTCCTTCCACAGAAGCAATTATCAAAGAAGCAGAAAAAAGAGGTATTCCTTGGATGCCTTTAGCAGCAAGGTTTCTGATTCAACTAGGCTATGGTGTCAATCAGAAACGGATGCAGGCAACAATGAGTGATAACACAGGCATTCTCGGTGTAGAACTAGCTTGTGATAAAGAAGCCACTAAACGCATCCTCGCCGCCAATGGTGTGCCAGTACCCAGAGGCACGGTGATCAACTTCTTGGATGATCTCGAAGAAGCCATTGACCATGTTGGTGGTTATCCTATAGTCATCAAGCCTCTAGATGGTAATCATGGACGTGGTATCACCATTGATATCAGAAGTTGGGATGAAGCTGAAGCAGCCTATGAAGCAGCCAGGCAGGTTTCCCGTTCTATTATTGTGGAACGGTATTATGTCGGGCGTGACCATAGAGTATTGGTGGTGGATGGCAAAGTTGTCGCAGTCGCTGAACGAGTCCCAGCCCATGTAGTTGGTAATGGTAGATCCTCCATCGCTGAACTGATTGAGGAAACCAACCAAGACCCGAATCGTGGTGAAGGTCACGATAACGTCCTCACCAAAATAGAACTAGATCGTACCAGCTACCAATTATTAGAGAGACAAGGCTACACCCTCAAAAGTGTACCTCCAAAGGGTACAATTTGTTATCTGCGGGCAACAGCTAACCTGAGTACAGGTGGTAGTGCTGTAGACCGCACCGACGAAATCCACCCGGAAAATGTTTGGTTGGCACAACGGGTAGTGAGAATTATCGGTTTGGATATTGCAGGCTTGGATATTGTTACCTCGGATATTAGCCGCCCTCTCAGGGAGATGGACGCTGTAATTGTGGAAGTTAACGCCGCACCTGGCTTCCGAATGCACGTTGCTCCCAGTCAAGGCATCCCCCGTAACGTTGCTGGGGCAGTGATGGATATGCTGTTCCCCAACGAAAAACCCAGCCGCATTCCCATCCTCAGCGTCACAGGCACTAATGGCAAAACTACTACAACTCGTCTGTTAGCACATATTTATAAGCAAACAGGTAATGTTGTAGGTTATACGACTACAGACGGCACATATATCGGTGATTACTTGGTGGAGGCGGGAGACAACACTGGCCCCCAAAGCGCCCATGTCATCCTGCAAGATCCAACTGTCGAGATAGCTGTACTTGAATCGGCTCGTGGCGGCATTCTTCGCTCTGGTTTAGGCTTTGAGTCTGCTAATGTTGGTGTGGTGTTGAACGTAGCCGCAGATCATTTAGGTATTGGTGATATTGATACCATTGATCAATTAGCTAACCTGAAAAGTGTGGTTGCAGAAGCTGTATACCCTGATGGCTATGCAGTTCTCAATGCTGATGATCACCGCGTTGCCGCAATGGCAGAAAAAACTAAAGCCAATATTGCTTACTTCACCATGAACCCAGACTCGGATTTGGTGCGAAAGCATATCCAAAAGGGAGGAGTGGCAGCAGTATATGAAAATGGCTATTTGTCAATTGTCAAAGGTGATTGGACACACCGGATAGAAAGAGCAGAAAATATTCCCTTGACAATGGGCGGAAAAGCTCCGTTTATGATTGCCAATGCTTTAGCTGCAAGTTTGGCAGCTTTTGTGCAGAATGTGACAATAGAGCAAATTCGTTCTGGCTTAAAGACTTTCCGCGCTTCAGTTAGTCAAACACCGGGAAGAATGAATTTGTTTAATTTGGGTAAATACCATGCTTTGGTAGATTATGCCCATAACCCCGCTAGTTACGAAGCTTTAGGTTCTTTTGTCCGCAACTGGACAACTGGACAGCGCATAGGAGTGGTGGGTGGACCTGGCGATCGCCGTGATGAAGATTTTGTGACTCTGGGTAAATTATCAGCAGATATCTTTGATTACATCATTATCAAGGAGGATGATGACACCAGAGGACGGCTACGCGGTTCAGCTTCTGATTTGATTACTCAAGGCATTACTCAAGCCAAGCCTAACTGCCGTTTTGAATCAATTCTAGATGAAACCCAAGCCATTAACAAAGCCTTAGATATGGCTCCCGATGGAAGTCTGGTGGTAATTTTGCCAGAAAGCGTTAACCGGGCTATTAAGTTAATTAAGGTGCGGGGTGTTCAGGAAGAAATTCAGCCACAAAGTCAAACTACTACTATCAGTGATTCTCAAAATGGGGTAGCACCTTCTTCCGTGGTTAATACCCTACTTTAA
- a CDS encoding helix-turn-helix domain-containing protein, translating into MKWPRKKEEKPSKPSIEQQQADKLTQLGAKLADLRQQQGLSLDEIVAVTRIPRRLLNAIEVGDLDDLPEPIYIQGLIRQFADALGLKGAEFASHFPVGFQQVSSQSNWQPKPFFQLRPLHLYLLYIFVIICSVNGLSQLLNQTALQAKNNPNQPKIQTNSDLTPQKLQVTGLEEIQVGINTSEAQSVEIGVTLKSSSWIRVVADGKTEFEGVLPKGSHRNWKATEELRVKTDNAGGVLMSINEQQPKEMGKPGKVEEIRIAAKLKS; encoded by the coding sequence ATGAAATGGCCAAGAAAAAAAGAGGAAAAGCCGAGCAAACCGTCAATAGAACAACAACAGGCAGATAAATTGACACAATTGGGCGCTAAACTTGCGGACTTGCGTCAACAACAGGGTTTATCACTGGATGAAATTGTGGCAGTAACGAGAATTCCTCGAAGATTATTGAACGCAATTGAAGTAGGTGATTTAGACGATTTGCCAGAACCAATTTATATTCAGGGTTTAATCAGGCAATTTGCTGATGCACTGGGACTCAAGGGGGCAGAATTTGCCAGCCATTTTCCTGTTGGTTTTCAACAGGTGAGTTCTCAAAGCAATTGGCAACCTAAACCCTTTTTTCAACTACGTCCTCTTCATCTTTACTTGCTTTACATTTTCGTTATTATCTGCTCTGTGAATGGGTTATCTCAGTTATTGAATCAGACCGCTCTGCAAGCGAAGAATAACCCAAATCAACCAAAGATACAAACAAATTCCGATTTAACACCTCAGAAACTCCAAGTTACGGGTTTAGAGGAAATTCAAGTTGGTATCAACACTTCCGAAGCTCAATCTGTAGAAATTGGTGTCACCTTGAAGTCATCATCTTGGATTCGTGTTGTCGCTGATGGTAAAACCGAGTTTGAGGGCGTTCTGCCAAAAGGATCTCACCGCAACTGGAAAGCTACTGAGGAACTTCGAGTGAAAACTGATAATGCTGGGGGTGTGTTAATGAGTATTAATGAGCAACAACCCAAGGAAATGGGCAAACCAGGAAAAGTTGAAGAAATCAGGATCGCAGCGAAGCTCAAGTCTTGA
- a CDS encoding NUDIX domain-containing protein has translation MAYKNPAPTVDIIIELIDRPHRPIILIERHNEPLGWAIPGGFVDYGEPVEVAARREAKEEIGLQIELIEQFLVYSDPSRDPRQHTISIVFLATATGEPVAGDDAQGVGIFEPWSVPGNLCFDHDQILRDYWRYRNYGIRPRLG, from the coding sequence ATGGCTTACAAAAATCCTGCCCCTACAGTTGATATTATTATCGAATTAATTGATAGACCACATCGACCGATTATATTAATTGAGCGACATAATGAGCCTTTAGGATGGGCTATTCCCGGTGGTTTTGTGGATTATGGTGAACCTGTGGAAGTGGCAGCACGACGGGAAGCTAAGGAAGAAATAGGTTTACAAATAGAGTTAATTGAGCAGTTTTTGGTTTATTCTGATCCCAGTCGTGACCCCCGACAGCATACGATTAGCATTGTGTTTTTGGCGACAGCGACGGGTGAACCTGTAGCGGGTGATGATGCTCAGGGTGTGGGGATTTTTGAGCCTTGGTCTGTTCCTGGTAATTTATGTTTTGACCATGATCAGATTTTGCGGGATTATTGGCGGTATAGAAATTATGGGATTCGTCCTCGGTTGGGGTAG
- the cbiT gene encoding precorrin-6Y C5,15-methyltransferase subunit CbiT, whose translation MPSQLWPYITPGIPDELFENLPGIPLSQRELRLLLISQLRLKPDSVLWDIGAGTGTIPVEVGLLCPQGRVLAVERDEEVANLIKRNCDRFEVKNVKVIEGSAPECLHDIKPTPDRVCIEGGKAIQEILQAVWLYLPLSGRVVATAANLESLYAISQSFSQLRARNIEVVQSAVNRLETRGFSQTFVAADPIFIVSGEKLD comes from the coding sequence ATGCCTTCCCAACTTTGGCCTTACATTACCCCTGGTATTCCTGATGAGTTATTTGAGAATTTACCGGGTATTCCCCTGAGTCAGCGAGAATTAAGATTGTTGTTAATTTCTCAACTGCGACTCAAACCAGATTCAGTGTTATGGGATATTGGCGCTGGTACAGGTACAATTCCTGTGGAGGTGGGGTTGCTGTGTCCACAGGGAAGGGTTCTTGCGGTGGAAAGAGATGAAGAAGTGGCTAATTTAATTAAACGCAACTGCGATCGCTTTGAGGTGAAAAATGTAAAAGTGATTGAAGGTAGCGCCCCAGAGTGTTTGCATGATATTAAACCGACCCCTGACCGTGTGTGTATAGAAGGGGGAAAAGCCATCCAGGAAATTTTACAGGCTGTCTGGCTTTATTTGCCTTTATCCGGTCGAGTTGTCGCTACAGCTGCTAATCTAGAAAGTCTGTATGCTATTTCCCAGAGCTTTTCTCAGTTAAGAGCCAGAAATATTGAAGTTGTGCAGTCTGCGGTGAACCGCTTAGAAACACGCGGTTTTTCTCAAACCTTTGTTGCTGCTGATCCGATTTTTATTGTCAGTGGTGAGAAACTAGATTAA